The following coding sequences lie in one Hydrogenophaga sp. PBL-H3 genomic window:
- the rplP gene encoding 50S ribosomal protein L16, whose product MLQPARRKFRKEQKGRNTGVATSGATVAFGDFGLKSTDRGRLTARQIEAARRAISRHVKRGGRIWIRVFPDKPISQKPAEVRMGNGKGSVEYYVAEIQPGKVLYEIVGVPEQLAREAFQLAAAKLPLRTTFVTRLLGQ is encoded by the coding sequence ATGTTGCAACCTGCTCGCCGCAAATTCCGCAAGGAACAAAAAGGCCGCAATACCGGTGTCGCCACCAGCGGCGCCACCGTCGCGTTTGGTGACTTCGGTCTGAAGTCCACCGACCGCGGTCGCCTGACGGCCCGCCAGATCGAAGCCGCGCGTCGCGCGATTTCCCGTCACGTCAAACGTGGCGGCCGCATCTGGATCCGCGTGTTCCCGGACAAGCCGATCTCCCAGAAACCTGCCGAAGTCCGCATGGGCAACGGCAAGGGTTCGGTGGAGTACTACGTGGCCGAGATCCAGCCCGGCAAGGTGCTGTACGAGATCGTCGGCGTGCCGGAACAGCTGGCCCGTGAGGCGTTCCAGCTGGCCGCCGCCAAACTTCCCCTGCGCACCACGTTCGTGACGCGCTTGTTGGGTCAGTGA
- a CDS encoding peroxiredoxin — protein MIQVGEKIPAATLMEYSEVEGNGCSIGPNAVDAQKAAAGKTIAVFALPGAFTPTCSAKHVPGFVEHAADFKAAGVDEIWCLSVNDAFVMGAWARDQKTGDKVRMLADGSADFAKATGLTLDLTGRGMGLRSNRYSMLIKDGVVKALNVEGPGKFEVSDAATLLAQAKAGV, from the coding sequence ATGATTCAGGTTGGCGAAAAGATCCCCGCAGCAACGTTGATGGAGTACAGCGAGGTTGAAGGCAACGGTTGCAGCATCGGGCCCAACGCCGTGGATGCCCAAAAAGCAGCAGCCGGAAAGACGATCGCTGTGTTCGCGTTGCCCGGCGCGTTCACACCGACCTGCTCTGCCAAACACGTGCCCGGTTTTGTCGAGCACGCGGCTGACTTCAAGGCTGCCGGCGTGGACGAGATCTGGTGCCTGAGTGTGAACGACGCCTTCGTGATGGGTGCCTGGGCGCGCGATCAGAAGACCGGCGACAAGGTGCGCATGCTGGCCGATGGCAGCGCCGACTTTGCCAAGGCCACCGGTCTGACGCTGGACCTGACCGGCCGCGGCATGGGTCTGCGCAGCAACCGCTACTCGATGTTGATCAAGGACGGCGTGGTCAAGGCGCTGAACGTCGAAGGTCCGGGCAAGTTCGAAGTGAGCGACGCTGCCACCCTGCTGGCCCAGGCCAAAGCCGGCGTCTGA
- a CDS encoding DUF4197 domain-containing protein, producing MQRRQFTQSTAAIGLLILAAHQQARALSLGDLTEGDASKGIKAALEKGALAAVALLGKTDGFLGNPKVRIPLPGFLEDASKLLKMTGQGKRVDELVTSMNRAAEAAVPMGKDLLVGAVKSMSVTDAKNILGGGDDSVTRFFAEKTRTPLGEKFLPVVTKATEKVGLANQYNKVAGKAAGIGLVKSEDANIQKYVTGKSLDGLYTIIGEEERKIRQDPVGTGSAILQKVFGALK from the coding sequence ATGCAGCGCCGCCAGTTTACCCAGTCCACCGCCGCCATCGGCCTTCTCATCCTGGCCGCCCATCAGCAGGCGCGAGCCTTGTCGTTGGGCGATCTCACCGAAGGCGACGCCAGCAAGGGCATCAAGGCGGCTCTGGAAAAGGGGGCTCTTGCGGCCGTGGCGCTGCTGGGCAAGACCGATGGATTCCTGGGCAACCCGAAAGTTCGGATTCCTTTGCCGGGATTTCTCGAAGACGCGTCCAAGCTGCTGAAAATGACCGGCCAGGGCAAGCGGGTCGACGAACTCGTCACCAGCATGAACCGCGCGGCCGAAGCGGCCGTGCCCATGGGCAAGGACCTGCTGGTCGGCGCGGTGAAGTCCATGAGCGTGACCGATGCCAAGAACATCCTGGGGGGCGGCGACGACTCCGTGACCCGCTTTTTTGCCGAAAAAACCCGCACGCCCCTGGGCGAGAAGTTCCTGCCGGTGGTGACCAAGGCCACCGAAAAGGTGGGCCTGGCCAACCAGTACAACAAGGTGGCGGGCAAGGCCGCAGGCATCGGTCTCGTCAAATCCGAAGACGCCAACATCCAGAAGTACGTGACCGGCAAGTCGCTGGACGGCCTCTACACCATCATCGGCGAGGAAGAGCGCAAGATTCGCCAGGACCCGGTGGGCACCGGCAGTGCCATTCTGCAAAAGGTGTTCGGTGCACTGAAGTGA
- a CDS encoding thioredoxin fold domain-containing protein, whose protein sequence is MATAAPNLPTPASLRGAAQAAAARGEPLVVMTTLKGCVYCELVRNNYLAPMRRDGELVAVQIDVQDRQTNLQGFAGDMTTPADQARAWKARFTPTVMFFGPDGQELAERLVGVAVPDFFGEYLNARLTEARSKLKKN, encoded by the coding sequence ATGGCCACCGCTGCGCCGAACCTGCCCACACCCGCCTCGTTGCGCGGCGCCGCCCAGGCCGCGGCCGCGCGCGGCGAGCCTCTGGTGGTCATGACCACGCTCAAAGGCTGCGTTTACTGCGAGTTGGTGCGCAACAACTACCTGGCGCCGATGCGCCGAGATGGCGAGCTGGTGGCGGTGCAGATCGACGTCCAGGACCGCCAGACCAACCTGCAGGGCTTTGCCGGCGACATGACCACGCCAGCCGATCAGGCCCGGGCCTGGAAGGCGCGCTTCACGCCCACGGTGATGTTCTTCGGCCCCGACGGCCAGGAACTCGCCGAGCGCCTGGTGGGTGTGGCCGTGCCCGACTTCTTCGGCGAGTACCTGAACGCGCGCCTGACCGAGGCGCGCAGTAAGCTCAAGAAAAACTGA
- a CDS encoding GNAT family N-acetyltransferase — protein MKPSETASVTLRLAQFPADLSTVRSLFLDYQADMGIDLCFQGFDAELAGLPGEYAPPNGSVFLASVDDEPAGCCAFRALTNTDHLDACEMKRLFVRRAFRGFGLGRLLVERVLGDARLAGYTTMLLDTLSDMETARALYQESGFVEVAPYYHNPIPGAHYLKVDL, from the coding sequence ATGAAACCCTCCGAGACTGCCAGCGTCACGCTCAGGTTGGCCCAGTTTCCCGCCGACCTGTCGACGGTCAGGTCGCTGTTCCTGGACTACCAGGCCGACATGGGCATCGATCTGTGTTTTCAGGGCTTTGACGCCGAGCTGGCCGGCCTGCCCGGTGAATACGCACCACCGAACGGCTCCGTTTTTCTGGCCAGTGTGGACGACGAGCCCGCCGGCTGCTGTGCCTTTCGCGCCCTCACCAACACCGACCACCTCGACGCATGCGAAATGAAACGCCTGTTCGTGCGCCGCGCGTTCCGGGGCTTCGGCCTTGGCCGCTTGCTGGTCGAGCGGGTCCTGGGCGACGCGCGGCTCGCCGGCTACACCACCATGCTGCTGGACACGCTCAGCGACATGGAAACGGCGCGCGCCCTCTACCAGGAATCGGGCTTTGTGGAGGTCGCACCCTACTACCACAACCCCATTCCCGGCGCCCACTACCTGAAGGTCGATCTCTGA
- a CDS encoding TlpA family protein disulfide reductase: protein MTELDRPGLLRRRGMAVVAALGAAAVMGLAGCAGGEAAPQSTFVLLDGSKATTADLKGKVTLVNFWATTCVSCVKEMPQIVATWNKYQGQGFDTVAVAMEYDPPNWVLNFAQSRQLPFKVALDNTGEIAQQWGDVKLTPTTYLVDKQGRIVKRFVGEPDFAALHQLIEKLLAQT, encoded by the coding sequence ATGACCGAACTTGATCGACCTGGCCTCTTGCGCCGCCGCGGCATGGCCGTGGTGGCTGCGCTGGGCGCTGCCGCCGTGATGGGTCTGGCCGGCTGCGCCGGTGGCGAGGCCGCGCCCCAATCGACCTTCGTGCTGCTCGACGGCTCCAAGGCCACCACCGCCGACCTCAAAGGCAAGGTGACCTTGGTGAATTTCTGGGCCACCACCTGCGTGTCGTGCGTGAAGGAAATGCCGCAGATCGTCGCCACCTGGAACAAGTACCAGGGTCAGGGCTTCGACACCGTGGCCGTGGCCATGGAATACGACCCACCCAACTGGGTGCTCAATTTCGCGCAGAGCCGCCAGTTGCCGTTCAAGGTCGCGCTCGACAACACTGGCGAGATCGCCCAGCAATGGGGCGACGTCAAACTCACCCCCACCACCTACCTGGTGGACAAGCAGGGGCGCATCGTCAAACGGTTCGTGGGAGAGCCCGACTTCGCTGCCCTGCACCAGCTCATCGAAAAACTGCTGGCGCAAACCTGA
- the rpsQ gene encoding 30S ribosomal protein S17 has product MTEAKTSLKRTLIGKVVSDKRAKTVTVLVERRVKHELYDKIVAKSSKYHAHDEKGEYKTGDTIEITESRPLSKTKNWVATRLVQKAELV; this is encoded by the coding sequence ATGACGGAAGCTAAAACATCCCTCAAGCGCACCTTGATCGGCAAGGTCGTCAGTGACAAGCGCGCAAAGACCGTGACGGTTCTGGTCGAGCGCCGTGTGAAGCACGAGCTCTACGACAAGATCGTGGCGAAGTCGAGCAAGTACCACGCCCATGACGAAAAGGGCGAGTACAAGACCGGCGATACGATCGAGATCACCGAGAGCCGCCCGCTGTCGAAGACGAAAAACTGGGTCGCCACCCGCCTGGTCCAAAAAGCCGAGCTGGTTTAA
- the rpmC gene encoding 50S ribosomal protein L29, whose protein sequence is MKTAELRQKDVAGLEAEVKSLQKAHFGLRMQKATQQLNNNAVLGDTRRAIARAKTILAEKQRNAASAK, encoded by the coding sequence ATGAAAACTGCTGAACTGCGCCAAAAGGATGTGGCCGGCCTCGAAGCCGAAGTGAAATCGCTGCAAAAGGCCCACTTCGGTCTGCGCATGCAAAAAGCCACGCAACAACTCAACAACAACGCCGTGCTGGGCGACACCCGCCGCGCCATCGCTCGTGCCAAGACCATTCTTGCCGAGAAGCAGCGCAACGCGGCTTCTGCCAAATAA
- a CDS encoding c-type cytochrome: protein MKFLAPLAMAVAITGLSAPAFAQFQKPEDAIKYRKATFTVMASHFGRLGAMASGRAPFDAKVAAESAAIVETMSKLPWEGFGPGTDKGDTRALPAIWTEQAKFKESAGKLQAETTKLSAAAKTGNLDAVKTAFGAAGQTCKACHDAFRKE from the coding sequence ATGAAATTTCTTGCCCCGTTGGCCATGGCCGTTGCAATCACCGGCCTGTCCGCCCCGGCTTTCGCCCAGTTCCAGAAACCTGAAGATGCGATCAAGTACCGCAAGGCGACCTTCACGGTGATGGCCAGCCATTTCGGCCGCCTGGGTGCCATGGCCAGCGGGCGTGCGCCGTTCGACGCCAAGGTGGCGGCCGAGAGCGCCGCCATCGTCGAGACCATGAGCAAGCTGCCGTGGGAGGGCTTTGGCCCCGGCACCGATAAGGGCGACACCCGCGCACTGCCTGCGATCTGGACCGAGCAGGCCAAGTTCAAGGAAAGCGCCGGCAAACTGCAAGCCGAGACGACCAAACTGAGCGCAGCCGCCAAGACGGGCAATCTGGACGCGGTGAAGACCGCCTTCGGCGCCGCAGGTCAGACCTGCAAGGCCTGTCACGACGCTTTCCGCAAAGAGTGA
- a CDS encoding CaiB/BaiF CoA transferase family protein, with the protein MNALDGIRILDLSRVLAGPWCTQTLADLGADVVKVERPPGDNHPGGDDTRGWGPPFLRGRDGADTAEAAYYLGANRNKRSITCDIATPAGQALIRELAAKADVFVENYKVGDMARYGLDFESLRAINPKLVYCSITGFGQTGPYKDRAGYDFAIQAMGGLMSVTGERDDLAGGGPQKVGVAVADLFTGLYATVAIQAALRHAERTGEGQHIDMALLDTQVAMLANLGANYLVRGREDGKVPGRAGNAHANIVPYQVFEVAPDAQGQAQHIILAVGNDGQFAKFCAVAGQPELALDPRYAQNQNRVRHRAELVPLLETILKTRSKADWLAALEAAKVPCGPINNLAEVFADEHVVSRGMVQRWSHPLADQVDLVASPLKLSVTPVRNDLPPPLLGQHTAEVLGDWLGSTPEQLTELQRSGAV; encoded by the coding sequence ATGAATGCTCTGGATGGTATCCGCATACTCGATTTGTCCCGCGTGCTCGCCGGCCCCTGGTGCACGCAGACGCTGGCCGATCTGGGCGCCGATGTGGTGAAGGTCGAACGCCCGCCCGGCGACAACCACCCTGGGGGTGACGACACGCGCGGCTGGGGTCCGCCCTTCCTGCGCGGACGCGATGGGGCGGACACGGCCGAGGCCGCCTATTACCTGGGTGCCAACCGCAACAAGCGCTCCATCACCTGCGACATCGCCACGCCCGCGGGCCAGGCGCTGATCCGCGAACTCGCGGCCAAGGCCGATGTGTTCGTGGAGAACTACAAGGTCGGCGACATGGCGCGCTATGGGCTTGACTTCGAGAGTCTGCGTGCCATCAACCCCAAGCTGGTGTACTGCTCCATCACCGGCTTCGGCCAGACAGGCCCGTACAAGGATCGCGCGGGCTACGACTTCGCCATCCAGGCCATGGGCGGCCTCATGAGCGTGACCGGCGAGCGCGACGACCTGGCCGGCGGTGGCCCGCAGAAAGTGGGCGTGGCCGTGGCCGATCTGTTCACCGGCCTGTACGCCACGGTGGCCATCCAGGCCGCGCTGCGCCACGCCGAGCGCACGGGCGAGGGCCAGCACATCGACATGGCCCTGCTCGACACGCAGGTGGCCATGCTGGCCAACCTGGGCGCCAACTACCTCGTGCGCGGTCGCGAAGACGGCAAGGTACCGGGCCGCGCAGGCAACGCCCATGCCAACATCGTTCCCTACCAGGTGTTCGAGGTGGCGCCCGATGCACAGGGCCAGGCGCAACACATCATCCTGGCGGTGGGCAACGACGGCCAGTTCGCCAAGTTCTGCGCCGTGGCGGGCCAGCCCGAGCTGGCGCTGGACCCAAGATATGCCCAGAACCAGAACCGCGTGCGCCACCGCGCCGAGCTGGTGCCACTGCTTGAAACCATCCTCAAGACCCGCAGCAAAGCCGACTGGCTCGCGGCGCTGGAAGCCGCCAAGGTGCCCTGCGGTCCGATCAACAACCTGGCCGAGGTGTTTGCCGACGAACACGTGGTGTCGCGTGGCATGGTGCAGCGCTGGTCGCACCCGCTGGCCGATCAGGTGGATCTGGTCGCCAGCCCGCTCAAACTGAGCGTCACCCCCGTGCGCAACGACCTTCCCCCACCGCTGCTCGGTCAGCACACCGCCGAGGTGCTGGGCGACTGGCTGGGCAGCACACCCGAGCAGCTGACCGAGCTGCAACGAAGCGGCGCGGTCTGA
- a CDS encoding cytochrome b/b6 domain-containing protein, translating into MQTIRVWDLPTRLFHWLLAAAVVGLVITANIGGNWMNWHLRLGYAVLALLLFRVVWGFVGGHWSRFGSFLFAPSTVVSYLRGKTQPEHRVGHSPLGALSVFALLTVLLAQVGTGLMSDDEIAFFGPLVRFVSGDTVALATGYHKNVGKFIVIGLVVLHVLAVFFYKWVKKDNLIRPMVVGDKHVTRVANVPETRDSTSTRALALLVLALCGGAVTWLVRQGNAF; encoded by the coding sequence ATGCAAACCATTCGCGTCTGGGACCTGCCCACCCGCCTGTTCCACTGGCTGCTCGCGGCCGCCGTCGTGGGCCTTGTCATCACAGCCAACATCGGCGGCAACTGGATGAACTGGCACTTGCGCCTGGGCTATGCGGTGCTGGCCCTGCTGTTGTTCCGCGTGGTTTGGGGTTTTGTGGGCGGTCATTGGTCGCGCTTCGGCAGTTTCCTGTTTGCGCCATCCACGGTCGTTTCGTACTTGCGTGGAAAGACCCAGCCCGAACACAGGGTGGGTCACTCCCCCTTGGGTGCCCTGTCGGTGTTCGCCCTGCTGACGGTGCTGCTGGCCCAGGTGGGCACGGGGCTGATGAGCGACGACGAGATCGCCTTCTTCGGTCCCCTGGTGCGTTTCGTCTCCGGCGACACGGTGGCCCTGGCCACGGGTTACCACAAGAACGTCGGCAAGTTCATCGTGATCGGTCTGGTCGTCTTGCACGTCCTGGCCGTCTTCTTTTACAAGTGGGTGAAGAAGGACAACCTGATCCGTCCCATGGTGGTGGGCGACAAGCATGTGACCCGCGTCGCGAACGTTCCTGAAACCCGCGATTCGACCTCCACCCGCGCTCTGGCCCTGCTGGTGTTGGCCTTGTGTGGCGGCGCGGTGACGTGGCTGGTCCGGCAGGGCAATGCCTTCTGA